The Listeria welshimeri serovar 6b str. SLCC5334 genome has a window encoding:
- a CDS encoding sensor histidine kinase, with protein sequence MRMAQELPRKRVFKRMLLIFSLTSLFTVSLLLFFIYKYYTNIQLDTNLQRAETIATKQLDALTEKQKALISLTQDIYRNSDLMQDVQIAMTNDYGSYTEQNIDNYFKSKNFYSVDMQTYLQSYFSYDEDIIALQLISDDGSYSYTFPSSYREWKETVDTYGEENITKQASKQGNFYTIDNKIVVKQPINDPSTLKQMGYLLLYIDPAFLNKWVTKDYKNSIFQITNAKGAELYSNQPIKQIKTPEKKGWTNVDSHKMYFQKTEDETSGLKNNSFLYRVTDDSAPLIELTLFGIGLLLVIFSISINFVISRRYSKRILTILGGMNKVENGTLDAKLPVDNNGDELTMISERFNHMTENLDAYVKKVYSLEMEEQKARLKALQGQVQPHFLYNSLEAIRMNARVEGAKATSDMIYQLATLLRYTANHREITTLEEEINYVKQYVRFMEMRHEQPIQLEIHIDKRFNNMHIPRFALQPLIENFFKYAYKENQHPVVTITVSGKGNNLEFKIIDNGSGMDEEKLKEVQAIMESKMETSHIGLANLNKRLQLLYGDAHQLTITSKANEGTIILFQVPQNTGGEK encoded by the coding sequence ATTAGAATGGCGCAAGAATTACCACGCAAACGTGTTTTCAAAAGAATGCTATTAATTTTTTCTTTAACAAGTCTTTTTACGGTAAGCTTGTTACTTTTTTTCATTTATAAATACTATACCAATATTCAACTTGATACAAATTTACAAAGAGCGGAAACTATTGCAACGAAACAACTAGACGCGTTAACAGAAAAACAAAAGGCTTTAATTAGTCTAACTCAAGACATTTACCGAAACAGTGATTTAATGCAAGATGTTCAAATTGCGATGACAAATGATTATGGTAGTTACACGGAACAAAACATTGATAACTATTTTAAAAGTAAAAATTTTTATTCTGTAGATATGCAAACTTATTTACAGTCTTATTTTTCGTATGATGAGGATATTATTGCCTTACAATTAATTTCAGATGATGGGAGTTATTCGTATACTTTTCCAAGTAGCTATCGTGAATGGAAAGAAACTGTGGATACTTATGGGGAAGAAAATATAACCAAACAAGCATCCAAACAAGGTAATTTTTATACTATTGATAATAAAATTGTGGTAAAGCAGCCAATAAATGATCCAAGTACATTAAAACAAATGGGTTATTTACTTCTTTATATTGATCCAGCGTTCCTAAATAAATGGGTTACAAAAGACTATAAAAACTCCATTTTTCAAATAACGAATGCAAAAGGGGCTGAACTATATTCTAATCAGCCAATAAAACAGATTAAAACACCTGAAAAAAAAGGATGGACAAATGTAGATAGCCATAAAATGTATTTTCAAAAAACGGAAGATGAGACGAGTGGTTTAAAAAACAATAGCTTTTTATATCGTGTGACAGATGATAGCGCTCCGCTAATTGAGTTAACTTTATTTGGTATTGGACTATTACTCGTTATTTTTTCGATTAGCATTAATTTTGTTATTAGTAGACGTTATTCCAAACGGATTTTAACCATTCTTGGTGGAATGAATAAAGTAGAAAACGGGACTTTAGATGCGAAATTACCTGTTGATAACAATGGGGATGAGCTTACGATGATTAGCGAACGTTTTAATCATATGACTGAAAATCTTGATGCATATGTAAAAAAAGTTTATAGCTTAGAAATGGAAGAACAAAAAGCGCGTCTAAAAGCACTTCAAGGCCAAGTTCAGCCTCATTTTCTCTATAATTCATTAGAAGCGATTAGAATGAATGCACGTGTGGAAGGCGCAAAAGCGACAAGCGATATGATATATCAACTCGCGACATTATTACGTTATACTGCAAATCACCGAGAAATTACCACTTTAGAAGAAGAAATCAATTATGTGAAACAATATGTTAGATTTATGGAAATGCGCCATGAACAGCCAATCCAACTAGAAATCCATATTGATAAACGTTTTAATAACATGCATATTCCTCGGTTTGCTTTACAACCGCTTATTGAAAATTTTTTCAAATATGCTTATAAAGAAAATCAACATCCAGTCGTTACAATAACGGTTTCTGGGAAAGGTAACAATTTAGAATTTAAAATAATAGATAATGGTTCTGGTATGGACGAAGAAAAACTGAAAGAAGTACAAGCAATTATGGAAAGCAAAATGGAAACAAGTCACATTGGTTTAGCTAATTTAAATAAGCGATTGCAATTACTGTATGGAGATGCCCATCAATTAACTATCACGAGTAAAGCGAATGAAGGTACGATAATTCTGTTTCAAGTACCTCAAAATACGGGAGGAGAAAAGTAA
- a CDS encoding YesL family protein: MKLIDKFSVISDWIIRLVWTNLVWLFLVLIGGIALGFMPATVALFTITRKWARGDLDAPVWKSAWQTYKQVFVSANLAGGIFAAIGIFLYADLRIVFELMHGFWSTILYFFLMFLLFLVAIAFLQYFTVFVHFQMKNVRAYVAQAFLLAITSFKNTFMIVVGLVFCAWLISKMPAFILFISGVLPSYWIMKINLHRFKQMEPK; this comes from the coding sequence ATGAAACTTATTGATAAATTCTCAGTTATTAGTGACTGGATTATTCGGCTTGTTTGGACAAACTTAGTATGGCTTTTTCTTGTGTTAATTGGCGGTATTGCACTTGGATTCATGCCAGCTACGGTCGCTTTATTTACGATTACCCGAAAATGGGCAAGAGGAGATTTAGACGCGCCTGTTTGGAAATCCGCTTGGCAAACCTATAAACAGGTGTTTGTTTCGGCGAATTTAGCTGGGGGGATTTTTGCGGCAATTGGCATTTTCCTTTATGCGGATTTACGAATTGTATTTGAATTGATGCACGGTTTTTGGTCAACCATTTTATATTTCTTCTTAATGTTTTTACTTTTCCTCGTTGCTATTGCATTTTTACAGTATTTTACAGTATTTGTTCACTTCCAAATGAAAAATGTGCGAGCTTATGTAGCGCAAGCTTTTTTACTAGCTATCACCAGCTTTAAAAATACTTTTATGATTGTTGTTGGTTTAGTATTTTGTGCATGGTTAATTTCAAAAATGCCTGCTTTTATATTATTTATTTCAGGTGTATTACCTAGTTATTGGATAATGAAAATTAACTTACATCGTTTCAAACAAATGGAACCTAAGTAA
- a CDS encoding glycoside hydrolase family 125 protein — MTKKVPASFNKWIDKVKNTFPENEKLHRMFEKCFINTYTTTLQETEEGLPFVITGDIPAMWLRDSTSQIRPYLIVAEEDEEMATLIENLVKLQTKCILHDPYANAFNKSANGEGFQQDKTAMTDLVWERKYEIDSLCYPVQLAYLLWKSTNHTGHFTEEFNQALHKIIEVFKTEQNHTEKSPYRFERENVRQSDTLNNNGKGTDVSYTGMSWSGFRPSDDACMYGYLVPSNMFLVVVMDYVKEIALAFYPADQELLQASAKLREEVAAGIETYAKQPHPYYGDVYAYEVDGTGRKLFMDDANVPSLLAAPYLGFCEKNDASYQATRKLILSRENPYFVEGSVLTGIGSPHTPDHYVWPIALSIEGLTAETEAEKQAILEMLIAGDGETDYMHEGVNASNPAEFTRDWFAWSNAMFSEFVLSLCDVYVKGSPLSK; from the coding sequence ATGACGAAAAAAGTACCAGCAAGTTTTAACAAATGGATAGATAAAGTGAAAAACACTTTTCCAGAAAATGAAAAACTTCATCGGATGTTTGAAAAATGCTTTATCAATACGTATACAACTACTTTACAAGAAACAGAAGAAGGGCTTCCGTTTGTTATTACAGGTGACATTCCAGCTATGTGGTTACGAGATTCCACAAGCCAAATAAGACCATACTTAATCGTTGCAGAAGAAGATGAAGAAATGGCAACGTTAATTGAAAATCTAGTAAAATTACAAACAAAATGTATCCTACATGACCCATATGCTAATGCATTTAATAAATCGGCTAATGGCGAAGGTTTTCAACAAGATAAAACAGCAATGACAGATCTTGTATGGGAGCGCAAATATGAAATTGATTCACTCTGTTATCCTGTGCAGTTAGCATATCTACTATGGAAAAGTACTAATCATACCGGTCATTTTACAGAAGAATTCAACCAAGCTTTGCACAAAATTATTGAGGTCTTTAAAACCGAACAAAATCATACAGAAAAAAGTCCTTATCGTTTTGAACGAGAAAATGTGCGTCAATCAGATACCTTAAATAATAACGGGAAAGGAACAGATGTTAGTTATACTGGTATGTCATGGAGTGGTTTTAGACCAAGTGATGACGCTTGTATGTATGGCTATCTTGTTCCTAGTAACATGTTTTTAGTCGTGGTCATGGATTATGTGAAAGAAATCGCGCTAGCTTTTTACCCAGCTGATCAAGAATTACTACAAGCTAGTGCCAAATTAAGAGAGGAAGTGGCAGCTGGAATAGAAACATACGCGAAACAGCCGCACCCTTATTACGGGGATGTCTATGCTTATGAAGTCGACGGTACTGGACGTAAGCTATTTATGGATGATGCGAATGTACCTAGTCTTCTTGCTGCTCCTTACCTAGGCTTTTGTGAAAAAAACGATGCTTCTTACCAAGCGACTAGAAAACTTATTTTAAGTCGCGAAAATCCTTATTTCGTGGAAGGTAGTGTGCTTACTGGAATAGGTAGCCCACATACACCAGATCACTATGTTTGGCCGATTGCACTTAGTATCGAAGGTTTAACAGCAGAAACAGAAGCAGAAAAACAAGCAATTCTAGAAATGTTGATTGCGGGAGATGGCGAAACAGATTATATGCATGAGGGTGTTAACGCATCAAACCCAGCTGAGTTCACACGAGACTGGTTCGCTTGGTCAAACGCCATGTTCAGTGAATTTGTCCTAAGCCTATGTGATGTTTATGTGAAAGGTAGTCCATTAAGTAAATAA
- a CDS encoding alpha-mannosidase, producing the protein MTRKKAHIISHSHWDREWFLPLESLRFRLVTLMDEVEALLDKENGFNHFHMDGQMIMLEDYLAVKPAKKEKMKQLVSEGKLRIGPWYMLQDAFLTSGEANIRNLQYGLEMAEEFGQVEKIGYFPDTFGLYGQVPQLMRQAGFDTVVFGRGVNPTGFNNQVFDSAFASKYSEMFWESPDGSKVLGILLANWYSNGNEIPVDKEEAKDFWDKKLADVERFASTDDWLFMNGCDHQPVQIDLAEALEVARELYPDVDFIHSHFEKYQDAVKAGLKPEKLQTVHGELTSQQSDGWSTLANTASSRIYLKQANAKIERLLERLAEPISVMATEAGVSYPHEYLAFAWKLLMENQIHDSITGCSLDEVHREMEARFEKVEQRAMAIIQNAAQKIAEQIATNDAGIPITVFHAGGMEATRTVELELETDAIHFSDMHFELIPDELAKLPEQSFRLETKDGKEIPVIVESLGTRFNYNLPERKFRDSYFARKYKLTFVVENLPAVGYETIYAYPVHLEDNNTEIAQDFQLENRYLKVEVAPNGTYTILDKQTAVEIAGVGAYEDAGDIGNEYMFKETGDNLRLNTLDSTPFIRVLREDELGKTIEIKHEIEIPVSASKAFAEEKRRLVWHPDRKSDRSENHTTFRITTELTLNKQDKQLNIRINFVNSVDDHRLRVILPTGKQTETHQAGSVFEVVTRANKQVKEWTNPAKDNRKQGFVASGNMVVASLGLPEYEVSEQGDSIELTLLRAVSEIGDWGDFPAYEAECHREITAEFHLILTDEPDVANTAIPAQVNALLSPVFAIQHTSKKEKVLPETKDFAKWKTADGFVFSAWKLAKDNQPIIRFYQTSSEPKLLNTVNPWRKSTILEETSGDAESQFTVLPNEIITLKGV; encoded by the coding sequence ATGACTAGAAAGAAAGCGCATATTATTTCGCATTCTCATTGGGATAGAGAATGGTTTTTACCACTGGAAAGTTTAAGATTTAGACTTGTTACACTTATGGATGAAGTAGAAGCGTTACTTGATAAAGAAAATGGTTTTAATCACTTTCATATGGACGGACAAATGATCATGTTAGAAGATTATTTGGCTGTAAAACCGGCCAAAAAAGAAAAAATGAAGCAATTGGTTTCGGAAGGAAAATTACGCATTGGGCCATGGTATATGTTGCAAGATGCTTTTTTGACAAGTGGCGAAGCAAATATTCGTAATTTGCAATATGGATTAGAAATGGCAGAAGAATTTGGTCAAGTAGAAAAAATTGGTTATTTTCCAGATACGTTTGGATTATATGGTCAAGTACCACAATTAATGCGTCAAGCTGGTTTTGATACAGTTGTTTTCGGACGAGGTGTTAATCCAACTGGGTTTAATAATCAAGTTTTCGATAGTGCTTTTGCCTCGAAATATTCTGAGATGTTTTGGGAAAGTCCAGATGGTTCAAAAGTTTTAGGGATCTTACTAGCCAATTGGTATTCCAATGGTAATGAAATTCCAGTAGATAAAGAAGAAGCAAAAGATTTTTGGGATAAGAAATTAGCAGATGTGGAAAGATTTGCATCGACGGATGATTGGTTATTTATGAATGGTTGCGATCATCAACCTGTACAAATAGATTTAGCAGAAGCTCTTGAAGTAGCTCGGGAACTTTATCCAGATGTCGATTTTATTCACAGTCATTTTGAAAAATACCAAGATGCTGTAAAGGCTGGGCTTAAGCCTGAAAAACTACAAACAGTACATGGGGAGTTAACAAGCCAACAATCAGATGGTTGGTCAACACTTGCTAACACAGCTTCATCTCGGATTTATTTAAAACAAGCCAATGCGAAAATAGAACGATTACTAGAGCGCTTAGCTGAACCGATTTCTGTGATGGCAACAGAAGCAGGTGTTAGTTATCCACATGAATACTTAGCTTTTGCTTGGAAATTACTCATGGAAAACCAAATCCATGACAGTATTACAGGATGTAGTTTGGATGAGGTGCACCGCGAAATGGAAGCTCGTTTTGAAAAAGTGGAACAGAGGGCGATGGCTATTATCCAAAACGCAGCGCAAAAAATAGCGGAGCAAATAGCAACAAATGATGCAGGTATTCCAATTACTGTTTTTCATGCAGGTGGTATGGAAGCAACTAGAACAGTGGAATTAGAACTTGAAACAGATGCCATTCATTTTTCTGATATGCATTTTGAATTAATACCAGATGAACTTGCCAAACTTCCTGAACAAAGTTTCCGTTTAGAAACGAAGGACGGTAAAGAAATTCCAGTTATCGTAGAATCTCTTGGTACTAGATTCAATTATAATTTACCAGAGCGCAAATTCCGCGATTCTTATTTTGCTAGAAAATATAAACTAACTTTTGTGGTAGAAAATTTACCAGCAGTTGGTTATGAAACAATTTATGCGTATCCAGTTCATTTAGAAGACAATAATACGGAGATAGCACAAGACTTCCAACTAGAGAATCGTTATTTAAAAGTTGAAGTGGCGCCGAACGGGACTTATACGATTTTGGATAAACAGACAGCTGTTGAAATCGCAGGCGTTGGTGCATATGAGGATGCGGGTGACATTGGTAATGAGTATATGTTTAAAGAAACGGGAGACAATTTACGATTAAATACACTTGATTCAACACCTTTCATTCGTGTATTACGTGAAGATGAACTTGGTAAGACAATAGAAATTAAACATGAAATAGAAATCCCAGTCAGTGCAAGTAAAGCTTTTGCCGAAGAAAAACGCAGACTAGTGTGGCATCCAGACCGAAAATCTGATCGTTCGGAAAACCACACTACATTTAGAATTACGACAGAATTAACTTTGAATAAGCAGGATAAGCAATTAAATATCCGCATCAACTTTGTTAACAGTGTAGATGATCATCGCTTGCGAGTAATTTTACCAACTGGAAAGCAAACAGAAACGCATCAAGCGGGAAGTGTTTTTGAAGTAGTAACTCGTGCCAATAAACAAGTCAAAGAATGGACGAACCCAGCAAAAGATAATAGAAAACAAGGTTTTGTTGCTAGCGGAAACATGGTAGTTGCTAGTCTTGGGTTACCAGAGTATGAAGTAAGCGAACAAGGCGACAGTATCGAGTTAACACTATTACGCGCAGTTTCAGAAATTGGAGATTGGGGTGATTTCCCAGCATATGAAGCAGAATGCCATCGCGAAATCACAGCAGAATTCCATTTAATCCTAACAGATGAGCCGGATGTTGCTAACACTGCTATTCCAGCACAAGTAAACGCACTCTTAAGTCCAGTTTTTGCGATACAACATACATCAAAGAAAGAAAAAGTGCTCCCAGAAACAAAAGACTTTGCAAAATGGAAAACGGCAGATGGATTTGTATTCTCTGCGTGGAAACTCGCAAAAGATAATCAGCCTATTATTCGTTTTTATCAAACATCAAGCGAGCCAAAACTATTAAATACGGTTAATCCATGGAGAAAATCCACTATTTTAGAAGAGACAAGCGGAGATGCCGAAAGCCAATTTACTGTTTTACCAAATGAAATCATTACTTTAAAAGGAGTATAA
- the cspB gene encoding cold-shock protein CspB, whose product MQTGTVKWFNSEKGFGFIEVEGGDDVFVHFSAIEGEGFKTLDEGQSVEFEIVEGQRGPQAEKVTKL is encoded by the coding sequence ATGCAAACAGGTACAGTTAAATGGTTTAACAGTGAAAAAGGTTTCGGTTTCATCGAAGTAGAAGGCGGAGATGATGTATTCGTACACTTCAGCGCTATCGAAGGTGAAGGATTCAAAACTTTAGACGAAGGTCAAAGCGTTGAATTTGAAATCGTTGAAGGCCAACGTGGCCCACAAGCAGAAAAAGTTACTAAACTTTAA
- a CDS encoding phosphatase PAP2 family protein: MNTNRKKATPLFVIGGFCLVLFITIASAIATESNWVARFDLSWIEKIRGGIQPDKTSIVKLVTNLGSAETTIILTIVVVLILFFLRKFVVGLWFGGTMLVCGVVLNLVLKSLVGRTRPASVNWLISESGFSFPSGHATATAVFYGLAAMFLIFTVPKMWQKIVIGIIGYGFILFVMYTRVYLGVHFPTDVLGGFFLGTASVFISLGVYFLARKPLHNLLVKWRIKDKSIID; encoded by the coding sequence ATGAATACAAATCGTAAAAAAGCAACACCGTTATTCGTTATTGGCGGATTTTGTCTTGTTTTATTTATTACAATTGCCTCAGCTATAGCAACAGAAAGTAACTGGGTAGCGCGTTTTGATCTAAGTTGGATTGAAAAAATTCGTGGAGGAATACAGCCAGATAAAACATCTATTGTTAAGTTAGTGACAAATTTAGGTAGTGCAGAAACAACTATCATTTTAACTATTGTGGTCGTACTTATTCTATTCTTTTTACGAAAATTTGTTGTTGGTCTTTGGTTTGGTGGCACGATGCTTGTTTGTGGAGTGGTCCTAAATCTTGTTTTAAAAAGCTTGGTTGGTCGTACGCGTCCAGCTAGTGTTAATTGGTTAATTAGTGAGTCAGGTTTTAGTTTTCCTAGTGGACACGCGACTGCTACAGCTGTTTTTTATGGACTTGCAGCGATGTTCTTGATTTTTACAGTGCCAAAAATGTGGCAAAAAATCGTTATTGGAATTATCGGCTATGGTTTCATTTTATTTGTAATGTATACGCGTGTTTATCTCGGTGTGCATTTCCCAACGGACGTCCTTGGTGGATTCTTCCTTGGTACAGCTTCCGTTTTTATCTCTCTAGGAGTTTATTTCTTAGCTCGTAAGCCGCTACATAACTTACTTGTGAAATGGCGTATTAAAGATAAAAGTATCATTGATTAA
- the dapF gene encoding diaminopimelate epimerase — protein sequence MAIIHFTKVHGSQNDFFLVDEEENHITAWSDTKRADFAIKLCDRSHSLGGADGILYVAKSNKAGAIGQMRVVNSDGSIASMCGNGLRTVARYLLEKHALTDAKVETMKAILDVRKATSLGFDIPTYQVEISPVKFNPESLPMYVGVEKLFNQVIPELDEELAFSAVSVPNPHLITFVDQTVLDSDKQEKLASFLNSENPYFPDGVNVSFVKRLNEDAIYVRTFERGVGFTNACGTAMSACSLIKKMLDQDTLETPLNVYNDGGRVQVTAKKDETGDISLQLIGNATFVSTGSVRYDDIVTELTNEATVEQAQYQELVQEVKHFLKTTG from the coding sequence ATGGCAATAATTCACTTTACAAAAGTACATGGTTCGCAAAATGATTTTTTCTTAGTTGATGAAGAAGAAAATCATATTACTGCTTGGTCTGATACAAAACGAGCTGATTTTGCGATAAAACTTTGCGACAGAAGTCATTCGCTAGGCGGGGCTGATGGTATTTTATATGTTGCAAAAAGCAATAAAGCGGGAGCGATTGGTCAAATGCGTGTCGTTAATTCAGATGGTTCGATTGCTTCGATGTGTGGTAACGGCTTAAGAACGGTAGCCCGCTATTTACTTGAAAAGCACGCATTGACAGACGCAAAAGTGGAAACAATGAAAGCGATACTAGATGTTCGAAAAGCAACTTCACTTGGTTTTGATATTCCAACGTATCAAGTCGAAATTTCTCCGGTTAAATTTAATCCAGAAAGTTTACCAATGTATGTAGGCGTGGAAAAATTATTTAATCAAGTTATTCCAGAACTTGACGAAGAGCTCGCTTTTTCAGCTGTTTCTGTTCCAAATCCCCATTTAATTACATTTGTAGATCAAACCGTCTTAGATTCCGATAAACAAGAAAAATTAGCGAGTTTTTTAAATAGCGAAAACCCTTATTTTCCAGATGGTGTAAATGTGAGTTTTGTGAAACGCCTGAATGAAGATGCTATTTATGTGCGGACTTTTGAACGCGGTGTTGGATTTACGAACGCTTGCGGAACAGCAATGTCGGCATGTAGTTTAATTAAAAAAATGTTAGATCAGGATACTTTGGAAACACCACTCAATGTTTATAATGATGGTGGTAGAGTGCAAGTAACTGCGAAAAAAGACGAAACAGGCGACATTTCGTTACAACTAATTGGTAATGCGACATTCGTTAGTACTGGTTCTGTTCGTTATGATGATATAGTTACTGAGCTCACAAATGAAGCGACAGTAGAACAAGCGCAATATCAAGAACTTGTTCAAGAAGTAAAACATTTTTTAAAAACAACTGGATGA